A window of Lytechinus pictus isolate F3 Inbred chromosome 7, Lp3.0, whole genome shotgun sequence contains these coding sequences:
- the LOC129265793 gene encoding uncharacterized protein LOC129265793, which translates to MVVGKMGKKKNWKKSRRASDPQPPSKETSVPHSSHSPAPAPPSDAAPSDESPTIVADGKTLIFRKNATINRGDVNTFHVGDVYHHDHTHEEHGGSTGFEEMEVEVDIEPLPDSATTGEVDADATPEADPRILKLMQRIFANCHNVEKWKENTDFCAKLKTLFEEQGALLSKAQFDSVHFFVRVNVGPNRDAFIQACNDRDSTFFQGLTSLLVTPELEEAAGMKLRLRLAVKDTPAKDVVSAPKGTLALYKIIYYSHKPVIWEATELSL; encoded by the exons ATGGTGGTTGGCAAG atgggaaagaaaaaaaattggaagaaGTCGCGACGGGCGTCTGATCCACAGCCTCCATCCAAGGAGACAAGTGTACCTCATTCATCTCATTCTCCTGCTCCTGCGCCCCCTTCAGATGCAGCTCCATCAG ATGAATCTCCCACGATCGTGGCTGATGGGAAGACTTTAATTTTTAGGAAAAATGCCACAATCAATCGTGGCGATGTAAACACATTCCATGTTGGAGACGTTTATCATCATGACCATACTCATGAGGAACATGGCGGATCTACAGGATTCGAGG AAATGGAAGTGGAAGTAGACATCGAACCTTTACCAGATTCTGCAACAACGGGAGAGGTTGATGCTGATGCTACTCCTGAAGCTGATCCTAGAATCCTGAAGCTCATGCAGAGAATTTTCGCCAATTGCCACAACGtggaaaaatggaaagagaacACAGACTTTTGCGCCAAATTAAAGACCCTCTTTGAAGAGCAAGGCGCCCTTCTCAGTAAGGCTCAGTTTGATTCCGTTCATTTCTTCGTTCGTGTCAATGTTGGGCCCAACAGGGATGCCTTCATTCAAGCCTGTAACGACCGTGACAGCACCTTCTTCCAAGGCTTGACAAGTCTCCTGGTAACTCCAGAACTCGAAGAAGCTGCTGGAATGAAACTCAGACTGAGATTGGCTGTCAAAGACACACCAGCAAAAGATGTCGTCTCGGCACCAAAAGGTACCTTAgctttatacaaaataatatattattctcATAAGCCTGTAATTTGGGAAGCCACAGAGCTTTCACTCTGA